One Kiritimatiellia bacterium DNA window includes the following coding sequences:
- the atpG gene encoding ATP synthase F1 subunit gamma encodes MNPREVKIRLRGVRKTRQITRAMKMVAAVKLRHAQAALANARPYAERMRSLAAALFAGTAPARDEHPFFSPRPAGNILFVVVASDRGLCGSMNANVFRQALRAAGDFEAGTGAAKRPVVHFFLIGRKARDFFRAQRNARPDAVCRVREEVDFAGINAVQLGRRCCDFYRRGEFDRIEFFYNETPSGLQHYPARAALFPLDVSRMKQAIPVARDIILEPPGPVMLDEVVHAYVAGEVRNILMEAEVAEHAARMLMMDLATKNADDLIAELHMAMNKLRQRLITNELADITT; translated from the coding sequence ATGAATCCACGCGAAGTCAAAATCCGCCTGCGCGGGGTGCGTAAAACCCGGCAGATCACCCGCGCCATGAAAATGGTCGCGGCTGTGAAACTGCGCCATGCGCAGGCGGCGCTGGCCAACGCCCGGCCTTACGCCGAAAGAATGCGCTCGCTCGCCGCCGCGTTATTTGCCGGGACGGCCCCCGCCCGGGACGAGCATCCCTTTTTTTCGCCGCGGCCGGCCGGAAACATTCTGTTCGTTGTCGTGGCCTCCGATCGCGGCCTTTGCGGGAGCATGAATGCCAATGTTTTCCGCCAGGCCTTGCGGGCGGCCGGTGATTTTGAAGCGGGGACCGGCGCGGCAAAAAGACCGGTTGTTCACTTTTTTTTAATCGGACGCAAAGCACGGGATTTTTTCAGGGCGCAGCGGAACGCCCGCCCCGATGCCGTTTGCCGCGTCCGGGAAGAGGTTGACTTCGCGGGTATCAACGCCGTTCAGCTGGGCCGCCGATGCTGCGATTTTTACCGCCGGGGCGAGTTTGACCGGATAGAGTTTTTTTACAACGAAACCCCTTCCGGCCTTCAGCATTATCCGGCGCGCGCCGCGCTTTTCCCGCTGGATGTTTCCCGGATGAAGCAAGCTATCCCCGTTGCCCGCGATATCATCCTGGAACCGCCCGGCCCGGTTATGCTGGACGAGGTCGTCCACGCTTATGTTGCCGGCGAAGTGCGGAATATTTTGATGGAAGCGGAAGTGGCCGAACATGCGGCGCGCATGCTCATGATGGATCTGGCGACAAAAAACGCGGACGACTTGATTGCCGAACTGCACATGGCCATGAATAAATTGCGCCAACGCCTGATCACCAACGAGCTTGCGGATATAACCACC